CCCAGATTGTATTTTCGTCCGGCGTCTATCTGGTCGGGTAACGCTCCTCGTCCGCGCGCCAACTTCTCGGCCTCCTTCAGCAGAAACCCTTCGGGCTGAAGATCCTTCGGGTCTTTAGGGCCTCTCGACCCCTGCGCGCCGTAAAATAGCGCCCGCCGCCGCCGCAATCGCCCGAGAACCTTTCCCTTTGTGACCTTCCGCGCCGTCACCGACGCGCGTTTCATCCGTTTCCCCTCCGTCTCCTACCGGACGATCAACACGGGGATGTGCGCCCCATGCAACACACGTTCGCTCACGCTGCCCCAAGATCAGTCCGCCGATCTGCCCGAGCCCGTGGCTTCCCATGACGATGAGGTCCGCCTTCATTTCCGTCGCGGCCGCGAGGATCTCGTGTGACGGCTCGCCCCGGCGGTACTGCTTCTTGACGGGCACGTCGATGCCGTGAAACTCCTCCTCGGTCTGTCCGAGGATCGTCTGGCCAGCTTTTTCGAACCCTGCCACCAAAATGCCGTAGTCCCCCACGTAGTCCACGCCAGGACCGCCGATCGCAGTCGCCGGGATGTGCCCAACGTTGACGAGTACCACTTCCGCCTCCCGCAATGCGCCCGCAAGGCGTGCCGCGAGTTTGGCCGCGCTCTTCGCGTGCGGCGAGCCGTCCGTCGCTACGATCATCCGCATCATCAGACGTCCCTCCCCACCGGATCGTCTCGGTTCTCCGCCGAGCGACCACGTCCCGCCACCCCTCACTCGTCTCCGGTCGTGTACCGGCCGAGCGAGGGCCGCTCAAGCCGCCGGCCGCGCCGCCTCGGACTCCGACCACGCCTCCAGCACGCGCCGCCTCGATGCGGCGGCAAGCGCGACAACATCCGCCAGGTCCTCGGCGACCTCCGCGACTTCGGCGCGAATCGAGCTCGGGTCGGCCAGCAGGTGCTCGGCCTCGCGCACCATACTCAACGCGTTTCGCAACTGCCGCTCCACCTCGATCAGAGCCCAGTAGCTGTCACCGTCGTGCCGCATCGGAGACGCCTCCGCGCATAGCCCTCGACTGCACTTCTATCATCGCCTACCGCGTCCCGCGGCGGGATCGGATCAGAGTCTGATTCGGGGTCCGGCACGCCACGCGCGTGGACGGTCGGAGCGCCGGGTTGGAACATGGCTCGCCCCCGCAGGCCCGCGATGAGCCCGGCCATCGTCATCCGACCTGCGAGATCGCGGGGAGCATAGTTCCCGGCCGGCTCACACCCTGGATCTGATGCTCCAGTGCTCCAGGAGGCAGAGTCCGCTTCATCTAGCGCAGTGGCCGGTCTATCGGGAAGCGTGTCATATCCACGCCCAACGCTGCCAGCGCGACTTCCGCGGTGGGGCCGCGAAGACCGAAGGCGGTGGCCGACTACCTGAAGCGCCTGGAAACCGGCGAGGGCCGCGAGACCTACGACGGGCTCACGGAACGCGAGCGCGAGATCCTCACCCTCGTCGCCGAGGGCGCCACCAACCATGACATCTCACAGAAACTCTACATCAGCGTCAAGACCGTCCAAACGCACCGGACGCACATCATGGAGAAACTGAACCTGCACGACCGCACGATGCTCGTCCGGTACGCGATACGAAAGGGCCTGATCGAGCCCTAAGCGTCGCCGTCGGTTCCCCGCCCCACCTCGGTTTCCTGCGCCGGCCCGACGCTCGTGGTCAAGTGGATCCGGTCGGTTGACGGCGTCGTGGCCGTGTGCGCGGACGATCTGACCTACCG
This window of the bacterium genome carries:
- a CDS encoding universal stress protein, which produces MMRMIVATDGSPHAKSAAKLAARLAGALREAEVVLVNVGHIPATAIGGPGVDYVGDYGILVAGFEKAGQTILGQTEEEFHGIDVPVKKQYRRGEPSHEILAAATEMKADLIVMGSHGLGQIGGLILGQRERTCVAWGAHPRVDRPVGDGGETDETRVGDGAEGHKGKGSRAIAAAAGAILRRAGVERP
- a CDS encoding response regulator transcription factor, with protein sequence MADYLKRLETGEGRETYDGLTEREREILTLVAEGATNHDISQKLYISVKTVQTHRTHIMEKLNLHDRTMLVRYAIRKGLIEP